From Balaenoptera acutorostrata chromosome 8, mBalAcu1.1, whole genome shotgun sequence, the proteins below share one genomic window:
- the RETREG2 gene encoding reticulophagy regulator 2: MASGGGGGGGAGNTGAGGGSGLGLGLGLGLSLGMGEATGEAEEEAATAEAVGRLATALWLRLRGWEAVLAAAQRLLVWEKPLHSLVTAAALNGLFWLLSSSSLRPFFLVSISLLAYFLLDLWQPRFLPDIAASSPEEPHSDSEGAGSGARPHLLSVPELCRYLAESWLTFQIHLQELLQYKRQNPAQFCARVCSGCAVLAVLGHYVPGIMISYIVLLSILLWPLVVYHELIQRMYTRLEPLLMQLDYSMKAEADALHHKHDKRKRQGKNAPPGGDEPLAETESESEAELAGFSPVVDVKKTALALAITDSELSDEEASILESGGFSVSRATTPQLTDVSEDLDQQSLPSEPEEALTRELGEGEETDLAPPEDLLGSPQALSRQDLDLEEEEDVASKETLLRLSSPLHFVNTHFNGAGSPTDGVMLSPGGPVETLSPEAVSGDLITPPSALSPLLCLAENDPAPSPSVLPPLPQDSPQPLPAPEEEEALTTEDFELLDQGELEQLKAELGLGPETFPEPADAPPLGPNTPSLVQSAQEAQATAEP, encoded by the exons ATGGCGAgtggcggtggcggtggcggtggcgCTGGTAACACCGGCGCAGGTGGGGGCTcggggctgggcctgggcctcGGCCTGGGCCTGAGCCTAGGCATGGGTGAGGCCACCGGCGAGGCGGAGGAGGAGGCTGCCACGGCCGAGGCGGTGGGACGTCTGGCCACGGCTCTGTGGCTGCGGCTCCGCGGCTGGGAGGCGGTGCTGGCGGCAGCGCAGCGGCTGCTGGTGTGGGAGAAGCCGCTGCACAGCCTGGTCACGGCGGCCGCGCTCAACGGCCTCTTCTG GTTGCTGTCTTCCTCCTCCCTACGGCCCTTCTTCCTAGTCAGCATCTCACTTTTGGCCTATTTTCTGTTGGATCTCTGGCAGCCTCGCTTCCTCCCTGACATTGCAG CATCATCCCCAGAGGAGCCACACTCTGACAG TGAGGGTGCGGGGTCAGGCGCCCGGCCGCACCTGCTGAGTGTGCCCGAGTTGTGCAGATACCTGGCTGAGAGCTGGCTCACCTTCCAGATTCACCTGCAGGAGCTGCTGCAGTACAAGAGGCAGAATCCAGCTCAG TTCTGTGCTCGCGTCTGCTCTGGCTGTGCTGTGCTGGCTGTGCTGGGACACTATGTTCCGGGGATTATGATTTCCTACATTGTCT TGCTGAGTATCCTGCTGTGGCCCCTGGTGGTTTATCATGAACTGATCCAGAGGATGTACACTCGTCTGGAGCCCCTGCTCATGCAGCTGGACTACAGCATGAAGGCGGAAGCTGATGCCCTGCATCACAAACACGACAAGAGGA AGCGGCAGGGGAAGAATGCACCCCCCGGAGGTGATGAGCCACTGGCGGAGACAGAGAGTGAGAGCGAGGCAGAACTGGCTGGCTTCTCCCCAGTG GTGGATGTGAAGAAAACAGCACTGGCTTTGGCCATTACAGACTCAGAGCTGTCAGATGAGGAGGCTTCTATTTTGGaaagcggtggcttctctgtatCCCGGGCGACGACGCCACAACTAACTGACGTGTCGGAGG ATTTGGACCAGCAGAGCCTGCCAAGTGAGCCAGAGGAGGCCCTGACtcgggagctgggggagggagaggagacagaCCTGGCCCCTCCCGAAGACCTGCTGGGCTCCCCTCAGGCCCTCTCAAGGCAAGACTTGGacttggaggaggaagaagatgtggcatCCAAGGAAACCTTGCTTCGGCTCTCATCCCCCCTTCACTTTGTGAACACGCACTTCAATGGGGCAGGGTCTCCCACAGATGGAGTGATGCTCTCCCCTGGAGGACCAGTGGAGACACTGAGCCCAGAGGCAGTGAGTGGTGATCTCATCACTCCACCTAGCGCCCTGTCACCCCTACTTTGCCTTGCTGAAAATGACCCGGCCCCTTCCCCCTCAGTACTCCCGCCTCTTCCCCAGGActcaccccagcccctgcctgcccccgAGGAAGAAGAGGCACTCACCACTGAGGACTTCGAATTGCTGGATCAGGGGGAGCTGGAGCAGCtgaaggcagagctggggttggggCCAGAGACATTCCCAGAGCCCGCTGATGCTCCACCCCTAGGGCCCAATACCCCGTCTCTGGTACAGTCAGCCCAAGAGGCTCAGGCCACGGCAGAGCCATGA